A portion of the Chryseobacterium tructae genome contains these proteins:
- a CDS encoding RagB/SusD family nutrient uptake outer membrane protein, translating into MKTNKFITSIIIVTLWSCEKSIDVDFPNTQIDVTQVFETVSTADGALSNLYAEMYSFSVLNGGTAGSGALLGSYTDDLNCYMAASLGGAPDIFNNQQLSSNSVIKNSWANSYKQIYLANSIIIGVDASSGIATKDKNRIKGEALFLRSLIYFYLTQIFGDVPYTTTTDFTINQKIGKMNDEEVLTTIHNDLMLSIDLLEDNYRNTDRIYPNKKAAEMMLAIVCMQENKWSQAENLLEDIKSNSLYAWEPDVSKTFKKSGKHILWQFKPLQADLPTNEASIYYFTTAAPTGYALSNDLVNSFETTDLRLQKWITKITVNQNVFYRCNKYVNAVNNPDEYSIVFRMEEVNLLLAEALVRQNRKEEALPLLNAVRQKAGNSNLGLLSNEQFLEELLNENRREFFAEKGNRFLTLKRFGRLDQLNAVKTNWQNFHKVWPIPLNDLLLNPNLNPQNPGY; encoded by the coding sequence ATGAAAACAAATAAATTTATAACCAGTATTATTATTGTAACATTATGGTCTTGTGAAAAAAGTATTGATGTTGATTTTCCCAATACCCAAATCGATGTAACACAGGTATTTGAAACTGTTAGTACAGCAGATGGTGCATTAAGTAATCTATATGCGGAAATGTACAGTTTCTCTGTATTAAATGGGGGAACGGCAGGAAGTGGAGCTTTGCTTGGCAGCTATACGGATGACCTGAACTGTTATATGGCAGCTTCTTTAGGCGGAGCACCGGACATTTTTAATAATCAGCAGCTGTCATCTAACTCCGTTATTAAAAATTCATGGGCTAATTCCTATAAACAAATTTATCTTGCCAATTCTATTATCATAGGTGTTGATGCTTCGTCAGGTATTGCAACGAAAGATAAAAACAGAATAAAAGGGGAAGCGCTATTTTTGCGATCTCTTATCTATTTTTATCTCACTCAGATATTCGGAGACGTACCCTATACAACAACGACAGATTTTACTATTAATCAAAAAATAGGTAAAATGAATGATGAAGAGGTGCTTACTACTATTCATAATGATCTCATGCTCTCAATTGATTTATTGGAGGATAACTATCGTAATACAGATCGGATTTATCCCAATAAAAAAGCAGCTGAAATGATGCTGGCAATAGTCTGCATGCAGGAAAATAAATGGTCACAGGCTGAAAATTTACTGGAAGATATCAAAAGCAACAGCCTATATGCTTGGGAGCCTGATGTTTCAAAAACATTTAAAAAATCGGGTAAGCACATACTTTGGCAATTTAAGCCTTTACAGGCAGACCTGCCTACTAATGAAGCATCTATATATTACTTTACGACGGCTGCACCAACAGGATATGCTTTGTCAAATGATCTGGTCAATTCTTTTGAAACAACTGATTTAAGACTTCAGAAATGGATCACAAAAATCACTGTAAATCAAAATGTTTTTTACCGCTGTAATAAATATGTTAATGCAGTCAACAATCCAGATGAATATTCTATAGTATTTAGAATGGAGGAAGTAAACCTTCTTTTAGCAGAAGCTTTAGTAAGGCAAAATAGAAAAGAGGAAGCGCTTCCACTCCTTAATGCTGTGAGACAAAAGGCTGGTAATTCTAATCTGGGGCTTTTATCAAATGAGCAGTTTCTTGAGGAATTATTGAATGAAAATAGGAGAGAGTTCTTTGCTGAGAAAGGGAACCGCTTTTTGACCTTAAAGCGATTCGGCCGGCTTGACCAGCTTAATGCAGTTAAAACTAATTGGCAGAATTTTCATAAAGTATGGCCAATTCCCCTGAATGATCTTCTGCTTAATCCGAATTTAAATCCTCAAAATCCTGGGTACTGA